taatcatcacttcGACCGATTGAaatccactactggacataggtcttttctaGAGAGTTCcaagtcctgggccgcttgtttccagcagctaccagcgactcgtttgatgtcgtcagtccacctcgttgggggccgaccaacgctgcgtttactttTGCAgggctgcgtttacctgtgcgggttattacatacatattatttatgtatacaatgtgtatgtatataaattatttacaggtTGTGCATAACCTTACTTTTTGAGCTGTGTTTTATGCCATATTTGGCCTCGAGGAGACCGCTGTGTGTcgataaggccgcaaaattgtaGTCATTGTGTGTATTTTTATGTCGTGTTCATTTATGCTCGGAAGTGATTGGCTCCACAAGATAAATTCTTGCTGGCATCTTGGTAAAGTCTCATTTCTAAGCCCGTCAAACAGTTTCAGAGGTGCTTGTTAAGCTAGGTATTTGTAACttataaactctttatttacGACTAAATAGAACATACAAATTTACAACGTAcattaaataacagttttacGTTGATTATAAAGCTTCCATATGATTACATATTTGATGCTTAAAATAGCCTATGGTAATGTAATTATCCAATGACATGGTGAACTCCATTAGCATATgttaatatactcgtaagtgCGTTATAATTGGCATTTCACGGACCACTTTACTTCATAATACAAAAGCGAAATAAGTTTgattagttttgtttatttgtaaaacagATATCGATCTGCTGATTCAGTAAAACTTAATTGGCGGGTCTACAATTAAAGCTGTAATTCCAGTCTGTACCACGGGAAAAGTGATAGCACTTTTCTTTTCAAATCATGTGCAACAGAATTGACAACTACAACAAAATCGGATCAGACACTGCTTGCTTTCTGGAGGcggatataaatattttaagtacgACTGCCCGAAAAAGGAGTAAATATTTTCAGAATTCATATTgtatgtatatgtttttttttccaaccatagcttttaaatacttaaaagttaGAATCCTTACATCGTCCCGAGtgataaagaataatatttaatttatttaatggtggCGGTATGACGGTATTTTAAATCATCGCTCATCTTCGGGAAACgttatattataacattttcattttattaaattacaggCAAACATGCAGAAGCTTTGGACCATTATAAAGAAGCGATATCGATTCAACCCCAGTTCGCTGATGCATACAGCAACATGGGAAATACTCTGAGAGAATTGCAAGACACCCGGGCAGCTTTAAGCTGCTTTAAAAAGGCTACAGAAATAAATCCGCTATTGGCAGATGCGCACTGTAATCTAGCCAGCATACATAAAGATTTGGGAAATATCAGTGACGCTATCCAATCATACAAAACGGCATTGAAAATTAAACCAAACTTCCCAGATGCCTTCTGTAATTTAGCACATTGTCTACAAATGATCTGTAATTGGGAAAATTATGAAGACCGAatgtacttaatttatttaatagttgaAGATCAGGTATCAGGTGGTAAAAACTTATGCTCTGTACACCCACATCATTCGGTTCTATACCCATTGACAAATAAATCAAGAAAAGAAATAGCAGCCCGGCATGCCAATTTGTACCTAGAAAGAGTTAGAATGTTTGATAGAACTTTATTTCAATTCCCAAAAAAATTATCAGGACGATTACGAATTGGCTACGTTAGCAGTGATTTCGGTAATCATCCCACTTCTCACCTAATGCAATCCATACCAGGCATGCATAATCGAGCAGACGTGGAAGTATTTTGTTATGCTTTAAATCCAGATGATGAAACCGCATTTCGTAGGAAGATAGTAAGAGAATCGGAGCATTTTGTTGATTTATCTCTCGTAAAATGCAACAATGAGGCTAGCGAAATTATTAACagagataaaattaatatattagtcAACATGAATGGTTATACCAAGGGATCACGAAATGAAATATTCGCATTAAGGCCTGCTCCCATACAAGTTATGTGGCTGGGTTACCCTGGTACAAGTGGCGCTGATTATATGGACTACTTCATAACAGACGAGATCTCAAGTCCAATGTCGGCCTCAGAAGATTTTAGTGAAAAGTTTGCTTACATGCCCTATACTTACTTTGTTGGTGATCATAGACAAATGTTCCCTCATTTGAAAAAGcgatttaacattaaaataagagGTGAAAAAAATCGCAGCGAAAATATGGCTGTTATAAATGCAGCCCCGTTTATTGATATGGATGCTCTTTTTCGGGTGaaaaaatatgatgatattgTATCTTTTGGAATTTTAGAACCAATTTATGTATCTTTTAATGACATTTACATTCCGAGGAGTGATTTGGAAGCAGCAATAAAGCAAAGAAAAGATCAggtaattaaaactaaatattgtaATCTACTGTTTCCATATTAcggtattttaactttttttttcttgttacaggtttatataaataatgtgtTAGTGGACAATGgcaaatatatttatcaattcAACAAGACGATGGGTTCAGGGGAAGAAGTTTATGACAGTATTATATTCACATCAAGACATCAATATGGTATCCCAGAAAACGCAATAGTTTATTGCAATTTCAACCAATTATATAAATTGGATCCCATACTAATGACTGTTTGGGTGAACATTTTAAAAAGGGTGCCAAATAGTGTTCTTTGGCTTTTGTCTTTCCCTAGCGCCGGTAAACCAAATTTACAGGAATTTGTGCACAAATgtggtaattattttatatgatctgtTAAGTATGATTTAGAACTTGGTTCTCTTCCAATAAATGttaagcatataaaaaaaatgttttgtttcaggTCTACCTTATAATAGAATTATATTTTCGAAAATAGCCTGTAAAGAGGAACACGTACGTAGAGGCCAACTGGTCGACGTTTGTTTGGATACGCTTTTGTGTAACGGACATACTACAGCTTTAGATATTTTGTGGACTGGCACACCCATGGTAACCTTGCCAGGAGACACTCTAGCCTCAAGgtaattgtttgttattttttttagtaactaaTTTCTTCAAAGTGTATCTTACGAGTAAATATGAAAGGACTAGCTGTAGCCGTGAATTTTTCCTCCTACAATTCCTAACAAAATgaattattaagaaattttcaGATGACAAATTAACGAAAAATGTCCTTTATTCCCatcacaaacatacatataggcACACTTTCACcggatttattaaaataggtaatTTGTCTTACACCCTCTACTTTAACATAAGGTTGATTTTCAATGTTTAGGcagacattttataaaaaaatcacttaaaaTCTATTAGTCTTTGAACACCCACTTAAAATCTATTAGTTTTTGCTTCGTTATTTTTTAGCCGACGCTTATGCCACGGAACAAACCTAAGATTTTGCTAGTGGTCAGTCTTAAAAgatttgcatacaattctatatGCAAAACTTTTAAGGTTAAGCAACGTTAAACTTTTTTACCGCTAAAGACACTTTCAATGCACATAGAAGtactacatatataatttttttgcaataCATTCAAACAGCAGGATCAGATCCATGTGAAAGCCTATATTGGTGATATGAATGCGAGATTTCGTAAATAtctagcaaaagtaatattatcaTGACTTTTGTCATGATAATATTACATCAAAAAGGGTTTATCGTAGAGTTTTTGCAATTTCAAAAtagaattaaacaaaatatttaacaatttaaggTTGTGTTGAATATTATGGgctttaaatatgtaaaaagagATGTCATAGGATCCATGAGCTTTTTGAAgttcttttggtgcgttagggaaaaatgttttaactaaatttttaatacgCGCACACTGTTATAACAAAACTTTTAGTAGTAATAGTATATAACATTTCTATTTTAAATCATAACacagatttaaatatttgatttgcaTTCCTTTTTATTTGTCACTGACACAGATCCATTATCCATACAGATGGATCAGTTAGTTCAAAGTTCGTactttgaaattcaaatttataactGTGCAGAAACATTTAACATAAGATTTACGGAATATGTTATGCCTCAACAATAGCCATGCAATACTatgtaaataacaataaaacacaTGAAAAATTAGGTTACAGCGAACTAGGCAAAGCTAGTCAAGTACAATTAATTACAATTCAAAGTCGGATGTTTTGAAAcagaaaatagaatagaatagaaaaactttattgcaacacaataatagtacttagtgctagggtgcaaaggcggccttatcactaaaagtgatcttttaaaagcaacctgagcgtgcgaagccgataaaaaagtggaaagtgggtggtgcataaaggatgctacaaaaaattaaatatgccaCATTAACATAACAGCTACAAAAATACTGATATAAATTTGTATGTACTATAATAgacatttatgatatatattcaGGCTATTATAatcttacataatactcaattacatagatgaGTAATAATTTAGCTAGAGATTATAAAACACAGATTAGATTATAAGACAAAATATGATTAAGCTATAGATTTTGTGCTAGCCAGAAAAAAAAGTGCTGTCATCCGCGAGAAAAAATCATTTGATGCACCATAcacacatattaaaaataaatgaaaataatttcatttcattcaagaaataaATTCATTTCCTAACAAGCAGCAATTTATATACAAgccaatgctgccagcatcttaggaactgtgcctcgttTCAGTGGTTCCGAAcacgttttagtttttattatattaatattaatatttatcatcatcatcatcatcatcatcatcatcatcatcatcatcataatcatcaacccatcaccggcctactacagggcaagggtctcctctcagaatgagaaaggtatAGGCCCTAGTCTACCACATTGTGTAAGTGCGGATTGTCGTTACGCGAGTACGCTATGGAgagttctcaggcatgcaagtttcctcacgatgttttcctgcgcCGTTTAAAGCAgttgatatttaaaatgcttaaaataaatgaaaacgcacataactccgaaaagttagtggtgcgtgcgtGTTCGAGTTCGGTCTCcatgaaaggaaagccgaagccttaccttAAGGTTTTATCGcttgatgaaaataatattacatttttgaaaataaataaacttatcatcTTAACAAGCATATCTGTATAAgacatgaaatatatatttggataacacgataaaatattatttaaaaaaacgttcatgtttTCAGGGTCGCCGCATCACTACTTAACACACTAAACTGTTCTGAGCTGGTAGCTAAAGATTTGTTAAACTATGAAGAAATTGCAGTGCAGCTGGGAACTGATCATGAATTGTAAGAACACTTTTAtagtatgaattattttatcaaatggaGTAatcctactaattttataaaacggCTCATTGATCAAATATGAATTCAAAGATTCGAATACTTGATAAGGAAACATATAATTCCCATAACTTAGTActggtattaatataataataattttgctgagtgaaaagaaaattaaaataccgctacgttttacttatataattttaactaatagAATATGGACTATCTTATACACATGCAATCCGAATTATTTAACGTGTCATTATAAGTTTTTTCAATTGTTTCGTTACCTTCAAATGGTACTAATTCCGTTTGCTTTTAATGTTACATTACTCAGGTAGAATTAAATATTACGTTTACAATTTCGTTGATCAttctatttttatcaattacgtgCTTAAAATGAGATTGCTATTTCAAAGAGATTATTATGCCATGTGCGTTCAGCATAACAAAAAGCAGCTGCTGCGAATTCGTTATCTTgagctttatattttttttacaaaactataGTTTCGGAGCTGGTTgctttttatatagataaaatatgaTTGATTCGTTTTTGAGAGTGATGggtaatacatttaataaaaaaaaatacatattctgAAATAGcgtaattttaagtaaaataatttagtttagtttgctGTAGTGTCCGCGAACCCCAGGAATATCTGTGCGATGCatgtgtaatttacaatttaaataaccTTTAAACCAAATCGATATCGAATATCCAAACACCCTTAAGCTATGTTGATTTTACAAAGAACTTATTCAACAATTTtcgaacgaatgaatgaatacacttttattgttcaccacACACAAATACagcaatattgtaaataataattcacacaaTACATACAATTTGGCCTTAtgggccttatcgctacatagcaatctcttctaggcaaccaataGCGTATTATACAACtgaagaagagaggtaggtggtgcatatgaatatgtacatatatatgtgtacatagatccatattataggtataataaacttatacacaataaaatataaatatatacttagtCAACAAAAAATTGTCAACtcccaaacaaaataaaagggaAGTTCcgaagagtaaaaaaaaaaagatcttttAAAATGATTAGCATTTTCTAGACTGTGCCTCATCGATTTCTAGAGGAAAAGCATTCCAAAGTTTAACAGCCTGAAGAATGAAAGATCGCGCTCACCCTCAGGAAGATCAGCTTCCTTTAAGTATGGAGGATTTCACCAGGGCAACacacaaattaaaacttttcctttaaataaggtggaAAAGAAAGAATGTGTAAGTTCCGATGAAGTCGAATAGGTAACCACTGAGATGAGAACGAAATTATGCTATGTTAATGTTTTGAaatctctcaagtttatttaactgatcgtcAGTTGAGTTAAaatagcttgcgtcagcgtaatcaGTATCAGCGTAAATagtatcattttaaattatgattttcattaatatgaccaccatgttatattatgtaagtaacaACATAAGTAATAACATTTACCTTtgacgtaaaaaataaaaataaaaataaaaaagccttttaattcttgcttacaatacataataacatTGCAATACACATTATGATTTTACCTTGAAacattaaatacaaagaaaataaatagaaaaaataaacagaaaaagaaataacaagTGGTTCTAAATTTCGTTTAATAGAATTACTAGTTATTATCTGGTGTTATATAATTTCTAGCAAGAACCCCTCATgcgagggtaaaggcctcctccagataTGACCACCGGTCTCTATCCTTGGTTACTTGCATCCAGTTTATGCCGGCAACTTTAGCGATATCGTCGGACCATCTTGCATACGGTCTGCCTACCTTTCTATGGCCTGCAGGAACTGGCCATGATGTCAGCCTTATTGTCCAACGGCCGTCAACCATCCTAGCTATGTAGCCTGCCTGCTGCATTTTAATCTTTGGGAGTAATGAAGGGCATCTGTTACCATCGTCTTTTGTCGTATGACATCATTTCGGATTTTATGAATTCTTTTTATCTTCATCACACTTCTCTCCATACTCCTttgacaaaattttattttattttttatgcgatAGGTAAATTTCCAGGTTTGGCAAGCATAAGCGATTGACGGCAACAAACATGTATCAAAAacctttgattttacttttattggcatgcagctttttaaaacttcttttaagCTCCagtattgttgttgttgtttgttcCAGCCGCCTTTAATTCTTCGGTCTACTTCTAAATCGTTACTCTgacttttaaaagatatttgctTTCCAAGGTAGAGATATAGCTGTCAACAATTGTATAGGTTAACTTCCAAGGTAAATAGAGGATTCAAAATAATTTGTCATGATTTTGGTTTTGCTGAGATTAAGTTCCAACCCAACGTCTCTACTCTTTGCTGTTTTCTGAGAACAAGACTATATCGTCAGCAAACCTCAGATGGCTGAGGTATTTACCATTTATATTTAGTCCTACCTTTTGCCAATTCAGTTCATTTCAGTTTCATTTCCTTATTCCATCGTGGTTATTTTGATTGCTTTTCTCTTTCGTTCTCATTCCTTTATTGGATTATCATTTGATTGATTACTTGAGgactttttccttttttttccaTTACTTCTATGGCTAAATTTGGAAGAAAAAAAGCAAGGGTTGGCGATTTTTTCTGTATGTAGACCCATCTGGAGCTTCAACAATAAATGGTCTTATCTGTTCACATTTCTTCGCAATCTCTTCAGGATGCCATTTTGAATTTGGCgactttttatacataattttatctcctttgtttaaaaagttaacttgataattgttttactttttttttaagcatactGAGGTAACCTCTAAGTGGTTAACAATAACCTTATTATCACCATCAAACACCCAATGTCACGATAACCATTTAACTTTGTTTGTGCATATTTGTTATATGTATTTGTCGTATGTTTATATCTTCTATCATTCTCTtgtgcaaattgaaaaatgcacACGCATTGTTCTTATCATTAGACTTGTTAAGAAATCTTCAATACTTgtctatataaattaataaacccTTACACAATACTTGTATACATAAATTAGCCAATTCATTCAAAAGATTTCTAACAATGAAGCGAATGGCTTCAAActcatatattatatcatttattctttttcatttttttcacacaaaaaaactataaaaatttgtaaaaaaaacatccaccctccgcttgcggggcatTCGATTGCCCAAGCACCCGGCGCGTCAGGTCTCGAGAaagagaaacctcctcacaatacgcgccgtttcaaggactactgtcttctgtatccgacccttgaacaaccaagcgaaagcttcttaaaatgttggtcgaagcttttcgcgagaagaccattgactgaaacgacgatcgggacAGTAACGGTCGTCTCAACGTATTTATCaccgtttataaataatatcccaATAATATTATGTGCGTACTAATACGCACATATTATTGGGATATTATTTTCAACTGCtcgtcagtgctctgagagttgataaaactgtgggagaagataactATTTATCCTTTACCCGGGGAGATAATCGTCTCCTGCCTATGGTAGCCATGCTGTTTGGTTATTCAGCCACACaaatttgcctttttttttatacatttatttaaacattaaaatataaagaaagaaaaaaactagTATCAACTATAATCACATCGACCACTAATAATGATCGATgcataatcataaaaaatagccaaaatataaaaaaatgattgaaaaataaataaaaagggcaACCTTCCTTTTTTGTccttttaagcatttaaaaacgataaaataataaattaaataataattataatattatattatactagtcttaatttattataatatccatttacaaaaaaatactgagcgttttaattatttcaagacataatttaaacttttttctttCTCCTTTTCAGCCGGAGATACATGCGAGCCAAATTTTCCAGAGCCCGTTCGAGCAGCACACTTTTCGACTGTAAATTCAATGCCGATGCGTTAGAATATCTATATGCTCAAATGTGGGAGCGTTATGCCAATGAAATGCAAGCCGACCATATATCGGTGTACTAAGCGAAGAAGAGAAGAAACGAAGCTTATGTGGGACTTTTAAAAGAACAATGGCGAAATTTTACTGTctaaaataaaagcataaaaatatcaatttttgaCCATGCTATCACCTTATGGTAAAagccggttaaaaaaaaattatagcttaGATTACAGTATATTTTCTAAAGATTAATTGTTGTAttccttatttattttgaaattcaattatttcgtTAAAAAATATCTCACAGCCTTAACAGAGAGCActagtcttttatttttattcaaacgtttattttatttttttaaataaattcttatgtaaaatagaaataattgagAGTAATGTTATGGTATCACTGAATCTAAACTATCTTATTATGAATAGGCGAAGTTACACTTTGAAGTATGGCAGACGATAATTCTAAAGGTctgcttaaaatataaatctagGCTTACAAGTAGATATTTATATTCAGAATAACCAACATAACGCTTTCTTTAACAAACTTtctaaaatgtataaatgtgTAAATTGTACATTTTGATGGACATTTACCAACACTGAGGGTTCATAAAAGAGggtgaatatatataattaaagtaccaAATGACACAAGAAATAACctacaaaatttcaaaactgAAAATCAACATGGCAAACAGACTCAACTCAGAAATTTACTCGTATCTCTTTGACATATCTCTCAATAAGcccgaaatttaaataaagcgtaagcttatagaaaaatcctagtatcatattaaggattacttaaaaggTAACAAAGCTTGGTTATAAATTCAACGTTCTCAATAAATTCTATaaactgcataatattaattaacaaatggtgataacaaaacgaACATAGTTCATTTTTATTACCCGACAATTATATTAACATACATGTATGgccgcttcataagtgcctgtgataggaacacaatttttcaatttgaatttgaataattcgATGTGAAGGACTTTGccattgttcttttatttaaccgTCTCGCATCGTCGTATTTTTAAAGATacagctattttattaataggctagttgtatatttgtagtgataAATTAATGAAGCATTCCATTAATAGTGGCATGGTAGGATTAAAATAATCAGAACCGACATAAATGTGCTACAGTGCAGTTAACGGACAGTTATTAAATCTGCCAAGAAATTCTCGAGAGAATTAACAGCTAAGCGATAGAAAGTCAGCGTCAGTCCGGGTATTATAACTGTCATATGATAGTTATCGTTTACTGGGTCGTAATACGTTTAATAAACGATCCCGCATAGAAGCTGAAATCTTTAAAcatttactatttatattatatactaactttacaaaaaaatgcaacgagaaattaatttgtttaataaactGCTAAAATACTATATCGTCGTACAataggtaaatatatatttttggggATTgctattgtttaatataaatttattacatattttcaaCCGTTAGTATAGTTTTAAAGCACATAACTGTcggtttttgtattttaatccaTTCATTCGCTTcatttcctttatttatttattgttgctgTCAATCAAATAGTCATAGTTATAATGGTTCTTATATATGAACTTACTATATTCGTATATAGCGTCGATGTTTATGTATCAAGAGTGTTAACTTAGTATtccatattaaaattgatatcacttttaaataaaatataatgtgaagcggtgatagcaagGTGGAtcggacttcgacttcaatttctCAGGGCCCAGTTCGAacgacctctaacttttgtaagttttgtgtgattaagcaattaaaatattagatattGCAAATCCGAACTGGCCCAGTGTCATGGAGTACGGCGTTAACCCGTTCCTATTGTGAGGGGAGCcctgtgttctgtagtgggccggtaatgaattgatattatgatgataatgttaatattatgcACAGCTATTAAGAGGGGCTTACTGCGATCGCTAAAAGcagtattgtttttatatgtctGACGCTTTCATTTCAGAAATATAAttcatgttttaaaatatcgcTGGGCAAGGCTAGCTTAGGCAGGCAAAAGGGATAAAATTTCAGTGTCGGATACGTGTCCACACGACTACAGCGCGGCAACAGAAATTAGGGGATTACCCCGTGTATTATTACACGTTACCTATTTGGATAGTATTTTCTCACCTGTGCGCCAGCGTAAACGTAAATTGCAAATGTAATATTTTGCCCATTACCCGGGGGAAAAATGTCTCCCGCCCAAGCTAGCCTGCCGGCGATGGTAACGAGCCCCCAGTTTTCGCCTAttgtactttttaaatatattatgtatgtgtgtaataatcaacattttttGAAATCGAGTAAGTAATTAAGAAAAACCAAAGCTGGATAGGCACCACGTAAAACCCATTCGGTCGTGAATGTAGCCACTGCAAATTGCAATTGCACCATGCGTTTTTCTTAGAAACTTCCAcaaaataaagaacatacagaatccccATAATTGCCTGCAGTGCATTGtctccaaaaacagagaagaagCCGAAAAACACAAAGCGGAATCTTTGTAACTGCAGAACTAACACAAACTTTTTGCCTAGTGTCGAACCGCCTGTTCGGGAAAcaatactaaagtggagtggtttttgatgcagccaaataagtcgtgtacacggatacTGTATGTTCCGAATTCTGTGGTAatctctttattatattatgtaaggaCTTAAAATACCAATGTACCGCGAcctaattaatgtttaattattattatataatatattattataataataagataaaaactTGTTGTGATAAATTATCAAGAACGGAATCGCAACATTTCAGTATGCACACAAATTTATGGATGACAATTTAATACAGATTATGACTccgcaaataattaaatagttaatgGTGATAAGCGTCTCGGAACTATTTTGCGTTAAAACCGATAAGGGgaattggtttaatataactgccataccctaacaggttagtccgtcaccaccttagactgcatcgtcacttaccaacaggtgcaggttgcagtcaaggctaaatgtagtggaataaaaaaaaaattaagtagtgaaacttttctaaattacaaatacaaaaaaataaaaatgggacaaaaatgaaatttagCAAATTGAAAATGCACAAAATTTTAACAtgagaatttaaattaattctcCGTCCATAAAGGTCAAGCGGGGGTTTTACATGTTTGAACAGCTATTTTGatgaattaaaatatgtttgatTTAAACATATGATTAAGATTAGCACTAAGAGACCCATAACATAATCACAAAGAATATAGTCATGACATGTGTCATACTAGATTGAACATATGCAACATTTTAAGGAAATTGCATATTGATATTTTCGACTTTATTTGATAGTAAGTATCTACTTATACTCGTAAGATAGTCGGTAATTCTTGTACTAAAACTTAAAAGTTAACTAAGAATAgctttaaacatatattttattatacatttttttcaatattgttctagtaatattattgttttcccTATGTACTTCGGGaccacaataatataactaaatcgAGATGGGTAGtactaaaatattgtttaaatgtgTGGTACACATAGTAGAGGAAATCGTTTGGCCaagaagaaaattttaattgattctCCGTCCCGATGAACTTTAATAACGTACAATTTAGCTTTAATGTAAAATtgaaatggtaaaataatttacagTCCGAGTTAAAGCAGAAGCATTAtttttcccaaaaaaaaaaagaaatcctgCAGGAATCACATGCAGGATTTTACTGCATAATTTTTAGTACTATCACATGATAATTTCTGTCATGACTCAATTCATACGTTTACTTAATCGAAATAGCGGGCAGAAACTAGTTGTCAAAAATATGATATAGGTACATTGTGTTGCGAGATTATTATCGAAAGCCACGGAAAGTCACGGTTTAGCgattaaatttagaataattctaatataattttaaaatacttgttAAAAGGGtgattttcgtttttttttgtttttaattgataaactttctattaattgttgtttttattaattgtttttaattgataaactttctattaattgttgttttt
The sequence above is a segment of the Pararge aegeria chromosome Z, ilParAegt1.1, whole genome shotgun sequence genome. Coding sequences within it:
- the LOC120636560 gene encoding UDP-N-acetylglucosamine--peptide N-acetylglucosaminyltransferase 110 kDa subunit-like, which encodes MDYQCVVVYTVINIAPPRPEQSPDTSNGCLEWIKNKMKRAIAAVYLQSLKLSPNNGVILGHLACLYYKEGLVDLAIETYRQAIEMEPNFPDAYCNLGNALKEKGQVEEAEECYNMALRLCPNHVDTLNNLANVRREQGRIVEATELYIKALEESPSFAASHSNLASLLQLQGKHAEALDHYKEAISIQPQFADAYSNMGNTLRELQDTRAALSCFKKATEINPLLADAHCNLASIHKDLGNISDAIQSYKTALKIKPNFPDAFCNLAHCLQMICNWENYEDRMYLIYLIVEDQVSGGKNLCSVHPHHSVLYPLTNKSRKEIAARHANLYLERVRMFDRTLFQFPKKLSGRLRIGYVSSDFGNHPTSHLMQSIPGMHNRADVEVFCYALNPDDETAFRRKIVRESEHFVDLSLVKCNNEASEIINRDKINILVNMNGYTKGSRNEIFALRPAPIQVMWLGYPGTSGADYMDYFITDEISSPMSASEDFSEKFAYMPYTYFVGDHRQMFPHLKKRFNIKIRGEKNRSENMAVINAAPFIDMDALFRVKKYDDIVSFGILEPIYVSFNDIYIPRSDLEAAIKQRKDQVYINNVLVDNGKYIYQFNKTMGSGEEVYDSIIFTSRHQYGIPENAIVYCNFNQLYKLDPILMTVWVNILKRVPNSVLWLLSFPSAGKPNLQEFVHKCGLPYNRIIFSKIACKEEHVRRGQLVDVCLDTLLCNGHTTALDILWTGTPMVTLPGDTLASRVAASLLNTLNCSELVAKDLLNYEEIAVQLGTDHEFRRYMRAKFSRARSSSTLFDCKFNADALEYLYAQMWERYANEMQADHISVY